In a single window of the Clostridia bacterium genome:
- the rplR gene encoding 50S ribosomal protein L18, with product MINKPNSNVARLRKHTRVRKKISGTAERPRLNVFRSLNHIYAQIIDDTTGTTLVAASTLDQALKGKFAFGGNKEAAKEVGKLVAQKALDKGIKQVVYDRGGYIYHGRVKELADAAREAGLEF from the coding sequence ATGATAAACAAGCCAAATTCAAATGTAGCAAGGCTTAGAAAGCATACAAGAGTCCGCAAAAAAATCAGCGGAACGGCAGAACGCCCAAGACTGAATGTTTTTAGAAGTTTGAATCATATATATGCACAGATTATAGATGATACAACAGGGACTACTCTTGTTGCAGCTTCAACTCTTGATCAAGCTTTAAAGGGAAAATTTGCTTTTGGAGGAAACAAGGAAGCAGCTAAGGAAGTTGGCAAACTTGTTGCTCAGAAAGCACTTGATAAAGGAATAAAACAGGTCGTTTATGATAGAGGCGGTTACATTTATCATGGAAGAGTAAAAGAACTTGCAGATGCTGCAAGAGAAGCGGGATTGGAATTTTAG
- the rplF gene encoding 50S ribosomal protein L6 yields MSRIGKMPIAVPKGVDVKIESDNTVTVKGSKGTLTKQLHKDMIIKVENNTIIVQRPSDEKMHKALHGLTRTLVNNMVEGVTNGFEKNLEINGVGYRAQKQGKKLVLTLGYSHPVEMEEPAGITVEVPNPNKLIVRGIDKQMVGEFAAKIRSKREPEVYKGKGIKYETEVIRRKEGKTGGKGKK; encoded by the coding sequence ATGTCTAGAATAGGAAAGATGCCCATTGCCGTGCCAAAGGGCGTCGATGTAAAAATTGAAAGTGATAACACAGTTACAGTAAAAGGTTCAAAAGGTACTTTGACAAAGCAGCTTCATAAGGATATGATAATAAAGGTAGAAAATAATACCATTATTGTTCAAAGACCTTCTGATGAAAAAATGCATAAAGCATTGCATGGTTTGACTAGAACACTTGTAAACAACATGGTTGAAGGTGTTACTAACGGATTTGAAAAAAATCTTGAAATAAATGGTGTTGGATACAGGGCACAAAAACAGGGCAAAAAACTTGTTCTTACTCTTGGTTACTCACACCCGGTAGAGATGGAAGAGCCTGCAGGTATAACTGTAGAGGTTCCTAACCCGAATAAACTTATAGTAAGGGGTATCGATAAACAAATGGTGGGTGAATTTGCTGCCAAGATCAGGTCTAAGCGTGAACCCGAGGTTTATAAGGGCAAAGGTATTAAGTATGAGACTGAAGTAATCAGACGTAAAGAAGGTAAAACCGGCGGTAAAGGCAAGAAGTAG
- the rpsH gene encoding 30S ribosomal protein S8, with the protein MQISDTIADMLTRIRNASSAKHESVDVPASNMKKAIAKILLEEGYIKGIEEVSDGKQGIIRISLKYTGNKQNVITGIKRISKPGLRVYTGKEEIPKVLGGLGIAVLSTSKGLMTDKKARIEGVGGEVLAFIW; encoded by the coding sequence ATGCAAATATCAGATACTATAGCAGATATGCTTACTAGAATAAGAAATGCAAGTTCTGCTAAGCATGAGTCCGTTGATGTACCGGCTTCTAATATGAAAAAGGCAATTGCCAAGATCTTATTGGAAGAAGGATATATAAAGGGTATAGAGGAAGTTAGTGACGGAAAGCAAGGCATAATAAGAATAAGTTTGAAATATACAGGTAATAAGCAAAATGTTATTACAGGTATTAAAAGAATAAGTAAACCTGGTTTGAGGGTTTATACAGGTAAAGAAGAGATACCTAAGGTTCTAGGAGGACTGGGTATAGCTGTTTTATCAACCTCAAAGGGATTAATGACAGACAAAAAGGCGAGAATAGAAGGCGTTGGCGGAGAAGTTCTTGCATTCATATGGTAA
- a CDS encoding type Z 30S ribosomal protein S14 → MAKKAMVLKQQRAPKFSTRAYNRCKLCGRPHAYIRKFGICRLCFRELAYKGQIPGVKKASW, encoded by the coding sequence GTGGCAAAAAAAGCGATGGTATTAAAGCAGCAAAGAGCACCCAAGTTCAGTACGAGGGCATATAATAGATGCAAGCTTTGTGGAAGGCCGCATGCATATATAAGAAAATTCGGAATATGCCGTTTGTGCTTCAGGGAACTAGCTTATAAAGGTCAGATTCCCGGCGTAAAAAAAGCAAGTTGGTAA
- the rplE gene encoding 50S ribosomal protein L5, whose protein sequence is MARLKEKYSKEAIPALQSKFKYKSPMQVPKLEKVVINMGVGEVKDNPKAMDSAVSDLALITGQKPVVTKAKKSVAAFKVRQGMNIGCKVTLRGDRMYEFVDKFFNVALPRVRDFRGVKNNSFDGRGNYSMGVNDQLIFPEIEYDKVDKVRGMDIIFVTTAHTDEEAKELLKLLGMPFSQS, encoded by the coding sequence ATGGCTAGATTAAAGGAAAAGTATAGTAAGGAAGCGATTCCTGCATTACAGTCAAAGTTTAAATATAAAAGCCCCATGCAAGTTCCTAAACTGGAAAAAGTGGTCATAAACATGGGTGTTGGCGAAGTAAAGGATAATCCGAAGGCTATGGACTCAGCAGTTAGCGACTTGGCTTTGATTACCGGACAAAAGCCGGTTGTAACAAAGGCAAAGAAATCGGTTGCTGCATTTAAAGTAAGACAGGGTATGAATATCGGATGCAAAGTTACTTTGCGTGGAGATAGAATGTATGAGTTTGTTGATAAATTCTTCAATGTTGCATTACCTAGGGTAAGAGATTTCAGAGGTGTTAAGAATAACTCATTTGACGGCAGAGGAAATTACTCCATGGGCGTTAATGATCAGTTGATTTTCCCTGAAATTGAATATGATAAGGTAGACAAGGTAAGGGGTATGGATATCATATTCGTTACTACAGCACATACAGACGAAGAGGCCAAGGAACTTTTAAAACTTCTAGGCATGCCATTTAGCCAGAGTTAA
- the rplX gene encoding 50S ribosomal protein L24: MANKVHVKKGDTVYVLSGKDKGKKGKVLSVNPDDSMVVVEGVNMATKHVKPRSRYQQGGIIHQESPINSAKVMIVCERCGKPTKIAKKVLDSGEKARGCKKCGEVIDTFSTDKDNK, from the coding sequence TTGGCTAATAAGGTTCACGTTAAAAAAGGTGATACAGTATACGTTCTTTCCGGTAAAGATAAAGGAAAGAAAGGTAAAGTATTAAGCGTTAATCCTGATGACTCCATGGTTGTGGTAGAAGGTGTTAACATGGCAACAAAGCATGTAAAACCAAGAAGCAGATATCAACAGGGTGGAATAATACATCAGGAATCTCCAATAAATAGTGCCAAGGTTATGATTGTATGTGAAAGATGCGGAAAGCCTACAAAAATAGCAAAAAAGGTACTTGACAGCGGGGAAAAGGCAAGAGGATGTAAAAAGTGCGGAGAAGTAATAGACACATTTTCAACAGATAAAGACAATAAGTAA
- the rplN gene encoding 50S ribosomal protein L14, which yields MIQVQSRLKVADNTGAKELMCIKVLGGSWRKYANIGDVIVASVKNATPGGVVKKGDVVKCVIVRSRKGVRRPDGSYIKFDENAAVIIKEDKNPRGTRIFGPVARELRDKDYMKILSLAPEVL from the coding sequence ATGATACAAGTACAGTCCAGACTCAAGGTTGCAGACAACACGGGAGCGAAGGAATTGATGTGTATAAAGGTTCTTGGAGGTTCCTGGAGGAAGTATGCAAACATAGGAGATGTAATTGTTGCTTCGGTTAAAAATGCAACACCCGGTGGTGTTGTAAAAAAAGGTGACGTTGTAAAATGCGTTATAGTTCGTTCAAGAAAAGGCGTTAGACGTCCGGACGGTTCATATATAAAATTTGATGAAAACGCAGCAGTTATAATAAAGGAAGATAAAAACCCAAGAGGAACACGTATATTTGGACCTGTTGCAAGAGAATTAAGAGACAAGGATTATATGAAGATTTTATCACTTGCACCAGAAGTTCTTTAA
- the rpsQ gene encoding 30S ribosomal protein S17, with protein sequence MVERNLRKTRVGKVVSNKMDKTIVVAIENSVKHPLYGKIVKRTYKLKAHDENNECQIGDKVKVMETRPLSREKRWRLVEVVEKAQ encoded by the coding sequence ATGGTAGAAAGAAATCTTCGTAAGACCAGGGTAGGTAAAGTTGTAAGCAATAAAATGGATAAAACAATAGTTGTTGCTATAGAAAACAGTGTAAAGCACCCCTTATATGGTAAAATTGTTAAAAGGACCTATAAATTAAAGGCCCATGATGAAAACAATGAATGTCAGATCGGGGACAAAGTCAAGGTTATGGAAACCCGTCCACTCAGTAGGGAAAAGAGATGGAGACTTGTAGAAGTAGTAGAAAAGGCTCAGTAA
- the rpmC gene encoding 50S ribosomal protein L29 produces the protein MKASEIREKSQGELQKELGELKSELFKLRFQLATNQLENPMKLKDVKKSIARVKTILKEKELKGV, from the coding sequence ATGAAAGCTAGTGAAATCAGAGAAAAATCACAAGGCGAATTGCAAAAGGAATTAGGTGAATTAAAATCCGAACTCTTCAAATTGAGATTTCAGCTTGCTACAAATCAGCTTGAAAACCCTATGAAGTTAAAGGATGTTAAGAAATCAATAGCCCGTGTAAAAACAATTCTTAAGGAAAAGGAATTAAAGGGCGTATAA